A genomic window from Polaribacter gangjinensis includes:
- the fsa gene encoding fructose-6-phosphate aldolase, with amino-acid sequence MKFFIDTANLAQIKEAQALGILDGVTTNPSLMAKEGITGEANIINHYKAICELVDGDVSAEVIATDFDGMVKEGEVLAALHPQIVVKLPMIKDGIKACKYFSSKGIRTNVTLVFSAGQALLAAKAGATYVSPFIGRLDDISTDGLNLIAEIRTIYDNYGFETEILAASVRHTMHIIDCAKIGADVMTGPLSAIEGLLKHPLTDIGLAQFLKDYQKGN; translated from the coding sequence GAATTTTAGATGGTGTAACCACAAATCCATCACTAATGGCAAAAGAAGGAATTACTGGCGAAGCAAATATTATCAATCATTACAAAGCAATTTGTGAATTGGTTGATGGCGATGTTTCTGCAGAAGTAATTGCAACTGATTTTGATGGAATGGTGAAAGAAGGAGAGGTTTTGGCAGCATTGCATCCTCAAATTGTAGTAAAATTACCTATGATTAAAGATGGTATCAAAGCGTGTAAATATTTTTCATCTAAAGGAATTAGAACCAATGTTACGCTGGTTTTTTCTGCAGGTCAAGCTTTATTAGCAGCAAAAGCTGGAGCAACTTATGTTTCTCCTTTTATTGGACGTTTGGACGATATTTCTACAGATGGTTTAAACCTGATTGCTGAAATCAGAACAATTTACGATAACTACGGATTTGAAACTGAAATTTTAGCAGCTTCAGTGCGTCATACAATGCATATTATTGATTGTGCTAAAATTGGTGCTGATGTAATGACAGGTCCTTTGAGCGCTATTGAAGGTTTGTTGAAACATCCTTTAACAGACATTGGGTTGGCTCAATTTTTAAAAGATTATCAAAAAGGGAATTAA